TCCATCCAGAAAGAGGCCCGCACCGCCCTGAACATGTCGGAGTTTTTAAGGGCCAACCCCCAAATGCACCCGTCGGTCTTTTTCAAAACCTATGCTCAACGGCTCGGCCCCTTCGACCTCCCCTTCCCCGATCCGCTTCAGGCTCTGCGGGTCGAACCGCGGGAGGTCTCGTTCAGAAAGGATGTCCGGCCGGAACAGACACGCCGGCTTTTTATCCCGGTGGTGTGGGACACGGCTCATCTCGCCCACGCCTGCCTCAAGTCCCTCAAATATGTGGGAAAGGAGTACGCCCGCGAGGTGTTCGACCTGATGGCCCAAATGTGGGGCAAAAGGACATTACAGCTTTTCCGCGCCTCCCTCACGGTTACGGGCGCCGAAAAACTTCAAAATCTGGATGGAAAAATCCTTCTGGTCTTAAACCACAAAAGCCAGCTCGATTTTGCCCTCACCTTTTTTGCCTTGAGCGGCATCAAATTGGGAGGGCGACCCGCCCTGGAGCGCGGGATTCGCACCCGGTTTATCACCGCGAAGGATCATTTCGTGGACAATTTTTTTGTCTACGAAATTCTGGGGGTGGGAAAACTGATTGAGGCGGTCGATATGGTTTTTATCGAGCGCAAAAGGGGAGGCAAAGGGATCCAGAATCTTAAACAGGCGGCTGAATTTCTGGCGCAAAAGGAGATCGACATCGCGATTTTTCCGCAGGGGACGCGCGCGGAAGGGAATGTCGACCGCTCCGGAAAGCGGCGCGACGCCGGTTATTACACCACCGTCTCGCCGAAAGATATCGCCTCCGACCTGGCCCATTTAAGAAAGGGAACGGCCTGGCTCGCCGTGGATTCATTGATTGAACTGGCCCCCAAGGGGCTGGCCCGGCGGACGACAAGCGAGGATCTGCATCTCGTCTTTGTGGGAATTTCCGGGACTGCAACCGCCCTAGCCAAGCAGTCGCTTTTGATTCAGACCGAAACCGAAATCAAATATGTCATCGGCGAGCCCCTCACCCTTTCCCCAACTTTGGTTGCGGGATGCCGCAAGCCCGAAGGGCCGGAGCCGGCTACGCCGGGGGAAAAAAAATATCTGGAACTGGTCAACTGGATTCATCACGAAATCGACCGGCGGCTCTCCGGCTGTCTGGAAATCAACGAACACCTGCGGCACTGCTTTCTTCTCGATCTTCAGGGTCAGTTGCGTTACCCCCCGGACCGTGTGAACGCCGTCCAGCGATGTTTCGACGCGCTGGCCCTGGAACATCCTTTTATTTATCAAATTCTCGACCGGATCTATGCCTCCCCGCTCGCCGAGTGGAACCGGTATCTCGCCGAACTGGCCCGGCTGGTCGCCGAGGGAGCGGGCGAGGAGCGCTTGCGTCAACTGCGCAACGAGGTGACCCTTAAAATGATGGAGAGCCTCAAAGCAAAGGTCCACGGAAAACGGGTGAAGAAAAATGCGCTGAAAGAGGCGGGAAAAAAAATCGTTAACCCCCCCTCTCTCCCCCTCTTAGATTAAGAGGGGAATGGGGGGAGTTACAGTCACCGGCGGGAAGGAAAAACGGCAAACTCTTTGGCTATTTCCCACGATTCTTCTTCATCGGGCACGGCGCAGGTTTCGGGTTCGTCTTCATCGTCGGCAAAACGCGGGGTAAAAACAAACGATTTGACCAGGGCGTCGCCGTCGAAGGCGCCGACAAGAATCGCATCGGCAACCGATTCCATCTCGATAGATACGGCGTCAAAAGAACCGTCTTCCGCAATTTCCGCCGTCACCGACTTTCCGGTTGAAAGATTGAGGACAGCCAGTGAAAGCGCGCCGTCCTGATTGGAAAAGGTGCCGGCGCTCCCCTTCAGGGTGATGCCCCCCTTTCCGACCAAACCGGCCGGGGGCCGTCTTTTGGCCGCTTTTCTCATCATGCGATAAACGGAGCCGCTGTCATCCTCTTCATCTCCTTCGTCATCATCATCGCCCGCTTCACACTTGGCGATGTTGACCGGAATATCCACGGGATCGTCGGTGGGAGCCGTATAGGATGTTTCGCCACCGCCGACGGTTGCGCCATCATTGAAGGTGACATCGCCCGACGAGCCTGATTCAAAATCATCGCTATCGAATGAACGGGTTCCGTCATCGTCGGCATCGCCTGACCCCTCGCTTTCATCGGTTAATGGATCGGAGTAAAAAATTTCCCCCCCCGATTCGCCCAGAATTTCTTCGGTGGAAAAACCGGCGCCGTCGCCGCAGGCATTCAGAATAAAAAAGAAGGGAACGGCCCACAGCAGGCTGACGGAGAACAGGAAATTTCGAATCCGATGGACCATACGCCCCTTGGGTGTGCAAAGACTGTGCCAAATAATTGACCTCCCTGATTTATTAATAACTATTTGAA
Above is a genomic segment from Deltaproteobacteria bacterium containing:
- a CDS encoding 1-acyl-sn-glycerol-3-phosphate acyltransferase: MRTLYYFSLVFYLPPLLHLLVRFLRIVFRIFQLLAVYPFRLFVLKRFPALQSAKGKKLGRAIIGAANSAVGMMEYYVRAPRNYTFGFAYFILSAWFLLSAAIGGHSLNPATKGFPFLFVLLTFYSIQKEARTALNMSEFLRANPQMHPSVFFKTYAQRLGPFDLPFPDPLQALRVEPREVSFRKDVRPEQTRRLFIPVVWDTAHLAHACLKSLKYVGKEYAREVFDLMAQMWGKRTLQLFRASLTVTGAEKLQNLDGKILLVLNHKSQLDFALTFFALSGIKLGGRPALERGIRTRFITAKDHFVDNFFVYEILGVGKLIEAVDMVFIERKRGGKGIQNLKQAAEFLAQKEIDIAIFPQGTRAEGNVDRSGKRRDAGYYTTVSPKDIASDLAHLRKGTAWLAVDSLIELAPKGLARRTTSEDLHLVFVGISGTATALAKQSLLIQTETEIKYVIGEPLTLSPTLVAGCRKPEGPEPATPGEKKYLELVNWIHHEIDRRLSGCLEINEHLRHCFLLDLQGQLRYPPDRVNAVQRCFDALALEHPFIYQILDRIYASPLAEWNRYLAELARLVAEGAGEERLRQLRNEVTLKMMESLKAKVHGKRVKKNALKEAGKKIVNPPSLPLLD